One genomic window of Camelina sativa cultivar DH55 chromosome 5, Cs, whole genome shotgun sequence includes the following:
- the LOC104787844 gene encoding binding partner of ACD11 1-like isoform X2, with protein MSVTDAFIDSDQTHHNILMDSHSTVSGVKTVKISNVSLVVSKKDIKEFFSFSGDIQYVEIRSETQESQVAYVTFKDPQGAETAMLLTGAVIADHRVSITPAVNYELPPEALALESEHSFNGFSVKKAEDVVNIMVGRGYALGKDAMEKAKAFDDRHNLISNASATIASLDDKMGLSEKLSIGTTVVNEKLRDIDERYQVREITKSALAAAEETAISARTALMANPYVSSGASWFSNAFGAVTKAVKERTENGGEGRKEIIQLDPSSPKDPAVVPVKLG; from the exons ATGTCGGTTACG GATGCTTTCATTGATTCGGATCAAACTCATCACAACATTCTGATGGATTCACACTCAACTGTCTCCGGT GTGAAAACTGTCAAGATTAGTAATGTTTCACTTGTTGTTTCTAAGAAAGATatcaaagagttcttttctttctctggtGACATTCAATACGTCGAGATCCGAAG TGAGACACAAGAATCTCAGGTTGCTTATGTTACTTTTAAGGATCCACAAGGTGCAGAAACTGCAATGCTCTTAACG GGAGCTGTCATTGCAGATCATCGTGTTAGTATTACTCCTGCTGTCAACTACGAGCTGCCACCTGAAGCCCTTGCACTTGAATCG GAACATTCGTTTAACGGTTTCTCTGTCAAGAAAGCTGAAGATGTTGTGAACATCATGGTTGGAAGGGGTTATGCTCTTGGAAAAGATGCGATGGAGAAAGCTAAAGCATTTGACGACAGACACAATTTGATCTCAAACGCTTCAGCTACCATTGCCTCGCTTGACGATAAGATGGGTCTGAGTGAGAAGCTAAGCATAGGAACAACTGTGGTGAATGAGAAGTTGAGAGATATCGACGAGCGTTATCAAGTGAGGGAGATTACGAAATCTGCTTTAGCAGCTGCTGAAGAGACTGCTATCAGCGCAAGAACAGCTTTAATGGCGAACCCTTATGTGTCAAGTGGAGCTTCGTGGTTTTCAAACGCGTTTGGTGCTGTTACAAAAGCGGTTAAAGAGAGAACTGAGAatggaggagaaggaagaaaggAGATCATCCAACTTGATCCTTCTTCACCTAAAGATCCTGCTGTTGTTCCTGTTAAGCTCGGCTGA
- the LOC104787845 gene encoding ABC transporter I family member 17, producing the protein MPSLWSNESDGLREHLVDVVVSSGSEEPKIRVHDLTRVADDGSRILKGVSIDIPKGMIVGVIGPSGSGKSTFLRSLNRLWEPPESTVFLDGEDITKVDVITLRRRVGMLFQLPVLFQGTVADNVRYGPNLRGEKLNDEEVYKLLSLADLDASFAKKTGAELSVGQAQRVALARTLANEPEVLLLDEPTSALDPISTENIEDVIVRLKKQRGITTVMVSHSIKQIQKVADVVCLVVDGEIVEVLKPSELSHAKHPMAQKFLQLSN; encoded by the exons ATGCCATCACTTTGGTCTAACGAGTCCGATGGGTTACGAGAACATCTTGTGGACGTTGTTGTGTCGTCCGGTTCAGAAGAACCAAAGATTCGTGTACATGATCTGACCCGAGTCGCCGATGATGGATCTCGGATCTTGAAAGGAGTCAGTATTGATATACCGAAAGGTATGATCGTTGGTGTGATTGGACCTAGTGGAAGTGGGAAGTCAACTTTTTTGAGATCTCTGAATCGTCTTTGGGAACCGCCGGAGTCAACTGTTTTCTTGGATGGTGAAGACATAACCAAGGTTGATGTTATCACTCTTCGTCGTAGAGTTGGAATGCTTTTCCAGCTTCCTGTTCTCTTTCAAG GGACTGTTGCAGATAATGTGAGATATGGTCCGAATTTGAGAGGGGAGAAGCTAAATGACGAAGAGGTTTATAAGCTGTTAAGTCTTGCTGATCTTGATGCTTCTTTTGCTAAGAAGACTGGTGCAGAGTTATCTGTGGGTCAAGCTCAACGAGTAGCACTTGCTAGGACTCTAGCCAATGAGCCTGAGGTGTTGTTGTTGGATGAACCAACAAGCGCTCTGGATCCGATATCGACAGAGAACATTGAGGATGTTATAGTGAGACTGAAGAAGCAGAGAGGGATTACGACTGTGATGGTTTCTCATAGTATCAAGCAGATTCAGAAAGTTGCTGATGTCGTTTGCCTTGTTGTTGATGGTGAGATTGTTGAAGTTCTTAAACCGAGTGAGCTTTCGCACGCTAAGCATCCAATGGCTCAGAAGTTTCTTCAACTCAGTAACTGA
- the LOC104787844 gene encoding binding partner of ACD11 1-like isoform X1, with protein sequence MSVTDAFIDSDQTHHNILMDSHSTVSGVKTVKISNVSLVVSKKDIKEFFSFSGDIQYVEIRSETQESQVAYVTFKDPQGAETAMLLTGAVIADHRVSITPAVNYELPPEALALESQEHSFNGFSVKKAEDVVNIMVGRGYALGKDAMEKAKAFDDRHNLISNASATIASLDDKMGLSEKLSIGTTVVNEKLRDIDERYQVREITKSALAAAEETAISARTALMANPYVSSGASWFSNAFGAVTKAVKERTENGGEGRKEIIQLDPSSPKDPAVVPVKLG encoded by the exons ATGTCGGTTACG GATGCTTTCATTGATTCGGATCAAACTCATCACAACATTCTGATGGATTCACACTCAACTGTCTCCGGT GTGAAAACTGTCAAGATTAGTAATGTTTCACTTGTTGTTTCTAAGAAAGATatcaaagagttcttttctttctctggtGACATTCAATACGTCGAGATCCGAAG TGAGACACAAGAATCTCAGGTTGCTTATGTTACTTTTAAGGATCCACAAGGTGCAGAAACTGCAATGCTCTTAACG GGAGCTGTCATTGCAGATCATCGTGTTAGTATTACTCCTGCTGTCAACTACGAGCTGCCACCTGAAGCCCTTGCACTTGAATCG CAGGAACATTCGTTTAACGGTTTCTCTGTCAAGAAAGCTGAAGATGTTGTGAACATCATGGTTGGAAGGGGTTATGCTCTTGGAAAAGATGCGATGGAGAAAGCTAAAGCATTTGACGACAGACACAATTTGATCTCAAACGCTTCAGCTACCATTGCCTCGCTTGACGATAAGATGGGTCTGAGTGAGAAGCTAAGCATAGGAACAACTGTGGTGAATGAGAAGTTGAGAGATATCGACGAGCGTTATCAAGTGAGGGAGATTACGAAATCTGCTTTAGCAGCTGCTGAAGAGACTGCTATCAGCGCAAGAACAGCTTTAATGGCGAACCCTTATGTGTCAAGTGGAGCTTCGTGGTTTTCAAACGCGTTTGGTGCTGTTACAAAAGCGGTTAAAGAGAGAACTGAGAatggaggagaaggaagaaaggAGATCATCCAACTTGATCCTTCTTCACCTAAAGATCCTGCTGTTGTTCCTGTTAAGCTCGGCTGA